One window from the genome of Nicotiana tomentosiformis chromosome 5, ASM39032v3, whole genome shotgun sequence encodes:
- the LOC104092773 gene encoding major latex allergen Hev b 5-like isoform X2: MGACATKPKELKGEAPEDVPENVTAAKDVTVVAEEVKKEVEVGADDDPEKRRSLSNLFKQNEEVKGLEQVKEEASEITQASEPSEAKPNEVEKVVDAPVTTETERALEVVSTIEAPKAETSEEKKIEEVKSETKTPVEKKVEEVTVAAETPAEKKIEEAPAATEAPKSEAPVEKKAEEKSVATEAPKSEAPVETKAEEKPVAEKTVIEEKKSDKS, encoded by the exons ATGGGAGCGTGTGCAACGAAGCCAAAGGAGTTGAAAGGAGAGGCGCCGGAAGACGTACCGGAGAATGTTACGGCGGCGAAGGATGTGACGGTGGTGGCGGAAGAAGTGAAGAAGGAAGTAGAAGTTGGTGCTGATGATGATCCTGAGAAACGCCGATCTCTCTCTAACTTGTTCAAGCAG AATGAAGAAGTTAAGGGATTGGAGCAAGTGAAAGAGGAGGCATCTGAGATAACACAAGCTTCCGAACCATCAGAAGCCAAGCCAAATGAAGTTGAGAAGGTTGTTGATGCTCCTGTAACGACAGAGACAGAAAGAGCTCTAGAAGTGGTATCCACAATAGAGGCCCCCAAAGCGGAAACTTCTGAGGAGAAGAAGATAGAGGAAGTAAAATCAGAAACCAAGACTCCTGTTGAGAAGAAAGTAGAGGAAGTAACAGTGGCAGCAGAGACTCCTGCAGAGAAGAAAATAGAAGAGGCACCAGCTGCTACTGAGGCTCCAAAATCTGAAGCTCCTGTGGAGAAGAAAGCAGAAGAAAAATCAGTTGCAACAGAGGCTCCAAAATCTGAAGCTCCGGTGGAGACGAAAGCAGAAGAAAAACCAGTT GCAGAGAAAACTGTAATAGAAGAAAAGAAGTCGGACAAATCTTAA
- the LOC104092773 gene encoding major latex allergen Hev b 5-like isoform X1, translated as MGACATKPKELKGEAPEDVPENVTAAKDVTVVAEEVKKEVEVGADDDPEKRRSLSNLFKQNEEVKGLEQVKEEASEITQASEPSEAKPNEVEKVVDAPVTTETERALEVVSTIEAPKAETSEEKKIEEVKSETKTPVEKKVEEVTVAAETPAEKKIEEAPAATEAPKSEAPVEKKAEEKSVATEAPKSEAPVETKAEEKPVATEAPKSEAPVVTKAEEKPAAEAEKTVIEEKKSDKS; from the exons ATGGGAGCGTGTGCAACGAAGCCAAAGGAGTTGAAAGGAGAGGCGCCGGAAGACGTACCGGAGAATGTTACGGCGGCGAAGGATGTGACGGTGGTGGCGGAAGAAGTGAAGAAGGAAGTAGAAGTTGGTGCTGATGATGATCCTGAGAAACGCCGATCTCTCTCTAACTTGTTCAAGCAG AATGAAGAAGTTAAGGGATTGGAGCAAGTGAAAGAGGAGGCATCTGAGATAACACAAGCTTCCGAACCATCAGAAGCCAAGCCAAATGAAGTTGAGAAGGTTGTTGATGCTCCTGTAACGACAGAGACAGAAAGAGCTCTAGAAGTGGTATCCACAATAGAGGCCCCCAAAGCGGAAACTTCTGAGGAGAAGAAGATAGAGGAAGTAAAATCAGAAACCAAGACTCCTGTTGAGAAGAAAGTAGAGGAAGTAACAGTGGCAGCAGAGACTCCTGCAGAGAAGAAAATAGAAGAGGCACCAGCTGCTACTGAGGCTCCAAAATCTGAAGCTCCTGTGGAGAAGAAAGCAGAAGAAAAATCAGTTGCAACAGAGGCTCCAAAATCTGAAGCTCCGGTGGAGACGAAAGCAGAAGAAAAACCAGTTGCCACAGAGGCTCCAAAATCTGAAGCTCCAGTGGTGACGAAAGCAGAAGAAAAACCAGCTGCCGAGGCAGAGAAAACTGTAATAGAAGAAAAGAAGTCGGACAAATCTTAA
- the LOC104092771 gene encoding WAT1-related protein At1g68170-like yields the protein MVLSQLASGSVNILYKIAVADGMNVQIMVFYRLVFATAFMAPLAFIIERRSRPRLSWTIIFQGFVNGLMGAALGSNFNAESLIYTTTSFSSAMSNLTPAVTLIMAVILRMEGLDIHRLAGKAKLLGTILGIMGALILNLYKGMKIPFWSANIHLLHNANVTATSAQPTTYNNVWGSTLAFLSCASYASWLIFQGKMRQRYPMYSNTALMCFCGAIEAGIYAFLKERDSSAWKLGWNIRLFTTAYSIPFSSFQHFLHCFQGIVSSGLAVTMIAWCTKLKGPLYVSSFYPLALIFVAIVGTLVLHEELHLGSIIGSIFIIAGLYIVLWGKAKEMRIAETEALKSIAETEDLKSNNNGVIEIISFAGGNLATAAIVPELETDHQIVTTSAATLQEA from the exons ATGGTGCTAAGTCAATTAGCATCTGGAAGTGTAAACATTTTGTACAAGATTGCTGTTGCTGATGGAATGAATGTCCAAATTATGGTCTTCTACAGATTGGTTTTTGCCACTGCTTTCATGGCTCCTCTTGCTTTCATTATTGAAAG AAGAAGTAGACCAAGATTAAGCTGGACAATAATTTTCCAAGGGTTCGTGAATGGATTGATGGG AGCAGCACTTGGAAGCAATTTCAATGCGGAGAGTTTGATTTACACGACAACATCATTTTCATCAGCCATGTCTAACCTTACTCCTGCAGTGACATTAATTATGGCTGTAATTTTGAG GATGGAAGGCTTGGACATCCATAGATTAGCAGGAAAAGCCAAGTTGCTAGGAACTATATTGGGCATTATGGGAGCACTAATTCTGAACCTTTACAAAGGAATGAAGATTCCATTTTGGTCTGCCAATATACATCTTCTTCATAATGCTAATGTCACTGCAACATCAGCACAACCAACAACCTACAACAATGTTTGGGGTTCAACACTTGCATTTTTAAGTTGTGCTTCTTATGCTTCTTGGTTGATCTTTCAG GGTAAGATGAGGCAGAGGTACCCCATGTACTCAAATACTGCATTGATGTGTTTTTGTGGGGCAATAGAAGCAGGCATCTATGCTTTTTTAAAAGAAAGGGATTCATCTGCCTGGAAACTTGGCTGGAATATCAGACTTTTCACTACTGCTTATTCG ATTCCATTCTCGAGTTTTCAACATTTTCTACACTGTTTTCAGGGCATTGTTTCTTCAGGATTAGCAGTAACCATGATAGCATGGTGCACAAAGCTAAAAGGGCCTCTCTATGTTTCTTCGTTCTATCCGTTGGCACTTATCTTTGTAGCCATAGTTGGTACGCTTGTTCTTCACGAGGAGCTGCACCTTGGAAG CATTATAGGATCAATATTCATCATTGCCGGCTTATATATTGTGTTATGGGGAAAAGCCAAAGAGATGAGAATAGCTGAAACTGAAGCCTTAAAAAGTATAGCTGAAACTGAAGACTTAAAAAGTAACAACAATGGAGTCATTGAGATCATCTCATTTGCTGGTGGAAATCTGGCTACTGCTGCAATAGTCCCAGAATTAGAAACTGATCATCAAATTGTTACTACATCAGCTGCAACACTTCAAGAAGCATAA